The proteins below come from a single Mya arenaria isolate MELC-2E11 chromosome 8, ASM2691426v1 genomic window:
- the LOC128242952 gene encoding protein GVQW3-like, whose translation MTPTDTLKFMNQGNTGQSCKRSLFYKWHGRFSNGREDINDDKRAGRPVTSDSLKLAVASELSTDRRRSIDELADMFDLSHGTMHKMITNDLGMRKVSARWVPRLLSKNEKKNVRVETSQCFLARHAREGDHFLNKIVTCDETWLHFYDPETKAE comes from the coding sequence ATGACGCCCACCGACACGCTCAAGTTCATGAACCAGGGAAACACCGGACAATCATGTAAGCgaagtttattttacaagtGGCACGGGAGATTTTCAAATGGGAGAGAGGACATCAACGATGACAAACGAGCAGGAAGACCGGTAACCAGTGACTCATTGAAGCTAGCTGTTGCATCCGAGCTTTCTACCGACAGACGAAGAAGCATCGACGAACTTGCAGATATGTTTGATTTATCGCACGGCACAATGCATAAAATGATTACAAACGATCTGGGAATGAGGAAAGTCTCAGCACGATGGGTGCCGCGACTTTTGtcgaaaaatgaaaaaaaaaacgtgcgcGTGGAAACGTCACAGTGCTTTCTGGCACGTCACGCCAGAGAAGGCGaccatttcttaaataaaatcgTCACGTGCGATGAAACATGGCTACACTTCTATGACCCTGAAACAAAAGCTGAGTGA